Within the Naumovozyma castellii chromosome 1, complete genome genome, the region TATGATTAAGAGTCATACGCGCTACCGATTGCGCCAACAAGGctaattatttttaaaaccatttgtttatttttcttagtTGCCTACTTATTTTGATCATGTTACTTCTTTTCACATAAATTTCAGATTAAGTTTTGCTCTATTGTTCATAACTAGACAACAATGAAAACTTGAATGGTAGTCTCCAGAAATAGGAGTAAATCGAAAACATACTTATTATAGGAAGAAACCAAGTTCAATTTCGACTTGATATTTGCTCTAACTAAACCGGCGCCTTCCGAATTACTAATATGGTAACCATAAATGGGAAAGTAATCCCATTAATGCACTCGATATGTGCTACGTCAGCTTTCCTAGCGGCCTTTGTGACTGGTTATACCTTACACTTTCATAAGATTGTCACCAACGCTCATTATACGTATCCAGATGAATGGTTTCCCAGCGTTTCAGCAACAATCGGTGATAGGTACCCTGAAAGgtccatttttcaaattttaatcGCTTTAACCGCTTTCCCTAGATTTCTTCTATTACTTGGTCACTATTATCTAAATGGGTCCATCACCACCTTTATTATTGGGCTCTTAAGAACTGTTTCCTGCGGTGGATGGGTATACATCACAAGCACTGATGATCACGACACTCACGATATATTTATGATCGTGTATATTATCTTAACATTACCTTGGGACATAATGATAACTCGCCTATCGGTCAATTCTAGGAGAACCAAAGGTTCGGTTGCAAttactttcttctttactTTAGTTCCCATGATTTATTGGTATATTCAACATCAAGTCGAAAAGGTACCTGGCGCATATTCAATTTACGCTTATTTTGAATGGTCCCTCATTATCATGGATATTGCATTTGATGGATTTGCATATTCTGATTTTTCCATGTTTAATATGATATTAAGTCTAGATGCTGATTCTAGTAAGACCAAATCTTTTTTCGAACTAGAAAAGAAGACATATGCTTCATCTAAGGATATCGAACAAGAAAAAGTACATATAAaacttgaagaagatgaccataaaattgaagaaacaatttcaCAAGTTGAAAATGATGTTAATAAAAGCATACACCCATTTGCATATGATTCGGTTACATATATAATTGTTAACACTTTCAATGCTTTCATTTTCTGGTCAAATTTGACAGCCTTAACATGCAGTATTTGGCATTTCCCCCTATGGTACATGGGAATTTCTGGGTATGAAGCTGCTATTTTAGGCTATTTGGGACCAATCATTCTATATGTTCCATTCATGCCGATTATTATTTACCATTATGGGGTCCTTTTGGGTGGATTGATTGGCGTTGGGGCTTGTTTAGTTGAAACTCCGGAAGCAAGATTGATAACTGTTGCCATTGGTACTGCAATTACGATGGCTACTTTTGCgcaaaatttgaaaaataactCCAATCTCCATGCTAGATCATCATTCACCATCACTTGGTCATTGGGTTTAGTACTATCAGTTATCATAAAAATGGGTTTTTACTCAAATAATCCAATCTGGCCAATTTTTAACGAAAGTAACGGCGGTTATAATATTCATGCgatgattttgattattatttcagGAATGTTGACCCCATTTACTAATAAAATACATAATTCCACGGCAGCATCACAACCTAAGAATCAATCAGTATGTTTTAGTTCAAAGCTTCTGATTTCCGTCGGATTTGGTGCTCTATTATTTGgtattcatcaattgatgaCAGATGCATCCACTATAATATATTGGTCATGGGAAGGCTACAAGGAAAGCGGGCAAGGTCCTTTGCAATGGCCATGGAGTGCACTAACTTGTGTTGTTATGTTAACTGCTGTAATCAGctctttgaaatttagaAGCAATCCATATATTCCTTCATGTTTGTTGGTGGTCTCAACGGCCGTACTATATAATAGACATATCACTGAATGGactaaatttattttcgGTGGTCTAGGTTATGTTTGTGCAATGATTTGGTTAATCCctgtatttttcaatgctTTGAGCATAATCAATAGCATTTGGGTTTTTGTTCTTTCATTTGGCGTTTATATCATCTTTGTTTTGGCACACGTCTGGGTTGTTGCCTATGCATTTGTCCCAATGGGTTGGTTGTTAAGAGAACGTATCGAAGTCGTTCTTGCAACTTCATCATTCCTTGTCCTTTTAGGAGCTACTACAAGCAAACGTGCTTTAACGGAAGTTGAGACTCCAGTTATCAGAGACTCACTGGTGTTCAGTAGAAAGTTTTTCAGAATTGTCAGCTTCTTATTCGTTTCGCTACTGGCATTAACGTCTACCTTTACTTATCAAATTAAACCAACAGCTGTTCCACAGCCATATCACCCTGATTCTCATTTGATTACCGCAGGTATTTGGACAATTCATTTCGGTTTAGATAATGATATGTGGGCTTCTGAAGACCGTATGTCTAGTTTGATTAGAGACATGGAACTTGATGTGGTTGGTTTATTGGAAACAGATACGCAA harbors:
- the CWH43 gene encoding Cwh43p (ancestral locus Anc_1.434) produces the protein MVTINGKVIPLMHSICATSAFLAAFVTGYTLHFHKIVTNAHYTYPDEWFPSVSATIGDRYPERSIFQILIALTAFPRFLLLLGHYYLNGSITTFIIGLLRTVSCGGWVYITSTDDHDTHDIFMIVYIILTLPWDIMITRLSVNSRRTKGSVAITFFFTLVPMIYWYIQHQVEKVPGAYSIYAYFEWSLIIMDIAFDGFAYSDFSMFNMILSLDADSSKTKSFFELEKKTYASSKDIEQEKVHIKLEEDDHKIEETISQVENDVNKSIHPFAYDSVTYIIVNTFNAFIFWSNLTALTCSIWHFPLWYMGISGYEAAILGYLGPIILYVPFMPIIIYHYGVLLGGLIGVGACLVETPEARLITVAIGTAITMATFAQNLKNNSNLHARSSFTITWSLGLVLSVIIKMGFYSNNPIWPIFNESNGGYNIHAMILIIISGMLTPFTNKIHNSTAASQPKNQSVCFSSKLLISVGFGALLFGIHQLMTDASTIIYWSWEGYKESGQGPLQWPWSALTCVVMLTAVISSLKFRSNPYIPSCLLVVSTAVLYNRHITEWTKFIFGGLGYVCAMIWLIPVFFNALSIINSIWVFVLSFGVYIIFVLAHVWVVAYAFVPMGWLLRERIEVVLATSSFLVLLGATTSKRALTEVETPVIRDSLVFSRKFFRIVSFLFVSLLALTSTFTYQIKPTAVPQPYHPDSHLITAGIWTIHFGLDNDMWASEDRMSSLIRDMELDVVGLLETDTQRITMGNRDLTNKMAHDLNMYADFGPGPNKHTWGCVLLSKFPIVNSTHHLLPSPAGELAPAIHAVLKTYDDILVDVFVFHSGQEEDVEDRRLQSLGMAELMGSTDRPAILLSYLVTDPLEGNYNTYVSKKSGMHDIDPTDDDRWCEYILYKDLRRTGYARVARGTITDTELQVGKFQVLNKDKLGKYGSSIYRYEHVDDPQAEDMKFPDKFNGEGERGHFYHVFDRPRYYDF